DNA sequence from the Chitinophaga flava genome:
CCTGTGCCTTCCCCTACATCCTTGGTTGTAAAGAACGGGTCGAAGATTTTCTTTTGTACTGCTTCAGACATGCCAATACCAGTGTCTTTGATACAGATGGTGATAAAACCATTTTCCTGCCCGGTGGTAATGGAGATAGATTCATTATGCTGCTCTTTTTTGCTTTTGATGGCATTGAGAGAATTGGTAAAAACATTCATAAACACCTGGTTGACTTTCCCTGCATAACATTCTATTTTAGGCAGCTCCGTATAATTTTTAATGATGCTGACATGGGGAGGAATACCGTTTCTGAGCAATACCAGCGTGGAATCGATCCCTTCGTGGATATCAATGGATTTTACTTCACTTTCATCGAGTCGGCTGAAAGTACGGAGTCCTTTCACAATTTCGGCAGTCCGTGCAGCGCCGTCTTCAATGCCTTTGATAAGGGAAGATATTTCTTCGTGTATATAGTCGATATCTATTTCTTTCTTGAACTGTTCGATGGATTTCAGATCCTGGCTGATGTCTGTACTGCTGGCCAGCTGGTCGTAGCGGGTCAGCAGGTCTTTTAGGTCAGCAATGTCCAGCTTCAGTGGTTTGATGTTGGAGGTGACGAAGTTGATAGGGTTGTTGATTTCGTGGGCAATACCGGCAGTCAGCTGACCGAGAGATGCCATTTTCTCCTTTTCCACCAGCCTTGTCTGCGTGTCTTTCAGGTTGGTGAGCGCGATGTTGAGGTCGCGGTTACTGTTTTGCAGTTCTTCCGTCCTTTCCTGCACTTTGGCTTCCAGGATAATATTCTGTTCTTTTACCAGTTGTTCGTTTTCTTTGGAGATCTCCAAGGCAATGGCCTGTGAGGCTTCTTTTTCTGCCTTGAAGGTATTGATTTTGTCTGCCAGGGCGAAAGACAGGAGGATGACTTCAATTGCGGACCCGATCACAATGATATGGCTGGTAAAGATATTATAGGGGATGATGCCCACATCTTTAAGCACAAAACAGATGATGGCCAGAATAAACACGGTCCATGCCAGTACAAATATTTTCGCGGTCCTTGAACGTTTGACCGCCTGCATGATGGCAAACAACAGGATAAAACTTACGCCGGTGATAGCCAGAAAATCAATCAGAGCGTAGGCAATAGAGAAAAATCCTAGCAATGATAACACGATGGTGCTGGAATATACGATTATAAACAGTGTCAGTATGCGATTGGCCCAGGGTGCTTTTTCCTTTACATGAAGGAAGCTCCGCACAAATATCAGCACTGAGATACCTGAAAGTGCTCCTGCCCACAGTACACTTTGTTCGGTGATATATAGATTTTCATGCCAGAAGAAGCGGTAGCCGAATCCGTGAAGGCAGATCTGAGCCAGCCCTACAGAGGCGATATAGAGGATGTAGTAAAAATAACTCCAGTCTTTTACAGAAAAGAAAATGAAGATATTGTAGAATATCATAACGAGGATGATGCCGATATAGATAGAGAGCAACAGGTCATCGTTGTACAGTTTATTGTAGGTTTCCCGCGCAGTGCCGATGTA
Encoded proteins:
- a CDS encoding sensor histidine kinase; this encodes MRLLIRPAFCKFVCLLLLVTVHWVPVWADTIDITPKHPIQLAEYGQLEYLLDPAGEMAFQEVKNSAAFQKLQKQIPNFGLTKDAIWLRLTVRNNTSRPELMFNVTYPILDLIDLYYPDQHNQYHVIPGGELRPFKNRPVNHQNFVYNINIPSGGSQTFYVRIQSREAILIPIYIGTARETYNKLYNDDLLLSIYIGIILVMIFYNIFIFFSVKDWSYFYYILYIASVGLAQICLHGFGYRFFWHENLYITEQSVLWAGALSGISVLIFVRSFLHVKEKAPWANRILTLFIIVYSSTIVLSLLGFFSIAYALIDFLAITGVSFILLFAIMQAVKRSRTAKIFVLAWTVFILAIICFVLKDVGIIPYNIFTSHIIVIGSAIEVILLSFALADKINTFKAEKEASQAIALEISKENEQLVKEQNIILEAKVQERTEELQNSNRDLNIALTNLKDTQTRLVEKEKMASLGQLTAGIAHEINNPINFVTSNIKPLKLDIADLKDLLTRYDQLASSTDISQDLKSIEQFKKEIDIDYIHEEISSLIKGIEDGAARTAEIVKGLRTFSRLDESEVKSIDIHEGIDSTLVLLRNGIPPHVSIIKNYTELPKIECYAGKVNQVFMNVFTNSLNAIKSKKEQHNESISITTGQENGFITICIKDTGIGMSEAVQKKIFDPFFTTKDVGEGTGLGLSIVFSIIEKHRGKIIVNSTPGEGAEFIIYLPLNIVNHQS